The Pantoea vagans genome contains the following window.
GCTGGTGACGCACGTTGTTCAGCGTATGATTACCATGCTCAATGCAGATTTCGAGCAAATCGCGCATGCCGGTGGCATGACGCATTCAGCCAATGACATTATTCCCGCTGATGTGGAAAACAGTATTATGTTGCTCATGGAAGTGTCGTCAGAAGCAACGCGTAATGCGCGCATTCGTCAGATAATGAATGATGCCTGGTTGGTACTGAAAAATAACTTCATTACTCAGGAGCAGGCACTGAATCCTGCTCTGGATGATAATAAAATCCACACGCGTTTATACATCATGTCGCTGGTTATTGACGGCATCATCATTCGCCGATGCATGAAACAGCGTGAAGTGCCGGCCAGTTTTATGTCCTTCTTTGACAACATCGCTAATGATGTTAACCAGCATGGCATCGCGTAATCTCAGCTAAACAGGTGACGACTGAGGATACCGTTGATCCTGGTGAGTTCCTGTTGATCCACCTCTTTATCGCCAAATGCGCGACAGGCAACACCGTCCACCAGCATCAATAAAAACTGAATCCGATGTGCACGCTGTTGAGGATTGGCCTGCGGCATCTGTCGCGTAAAAATGGCGTCCAACTCCGCCACCAGTAATTGTTCTTCTGCCGCCAGCACATCGCGGACAGATTGACTGCGTGATGCTTCTGAATACATTTCAAGTAATAGACAGCGGTCCTGATGCGGCCACGCCTGCCAGAAAAGGGAATCCGGATTGATAATATCATCGGTCCGCGTTTCGCCCGGTAGATTACTGGTCAGAAAAACACGCCAGTTAATTGCAATATTCTTAATCGTTTCGCTAACGATTAACTCCTTACTCTTAAAATAACGATATATCTGCCCTGCCCCCAATCCGGATTCACGGCTAATATCGGCCATGCTGGCACCGTGAAAACCCGAGCGGCTAAAACAGATTTTCGCAGAGGCAATAATCAACCGCTGGCGCTGTTGTATTAATGATTCATTTTCTGATTTGCTCAAAATAGCTCCCACAATGACAACGGCATAATTATTTTTTTATCATCATACGCGAAGGTTTTTATCGCCGAAATGGCAGACTTAAATCCGGTTACATTTTTACCCCAAGCCGATGCATGACCGACTTGGGGTTTTCCTTACAGTTTCAGTTCAGATTCTTTCAATGCCGTACCGCCACCCATCACCTTGTAGAAAGTATTGAGGTTTTGGTAGTAGGCCTGCTCAACGCTCACCAGACTGGTG
Protein-coding sequences here:
- a CDS encoding TetR/AcrR family transcriptional regulator, with translation MNRSEQILDAAEQCMRQKGFHQTSIQNIASQADISIGLIYKYYKNKEAIIEALVTHVVQRMITMLNADFEQIAHAGGMTHSANDIIPADVENSIMLLMEVSSEATRNARIRQIMNDAWLVLKNNFITQEQALNPALDDNKIHTRLYIMSLVIDGIIIRRCMKQREVPASFMSFFDNIANDVNQHGIA
- a CDS encoding TetR/AcrR family transcriptional regulator; the encoded protein is MSKSENESLIQQRQRLIIASAKICFSRSGFHGASMADISRESGLGAGQIYRYFKSKELIVSETIKNIAINWRVFLTSNLPGETRTDDIINPDSLFWQAWPHQDRCLLLEMYSEASRSQSVRDVLAAEEQLLVAELDAIFTRQMPQANPQQRAHRIQFLLMLVDGVACRAFGDKEVDQQELTRINGILSRHLFS